The following are encoded together in the Glycine max cultivar Williams 82 chromosome 8, Glycine_max_v4.0, whole genome shotgun sequence genome:
- the LOC100784488 gene encoding thioredoxin-like fold domain-containing protein MRL7 homolog, chloroplastic, whose protein sequence is MLFLQTTVLTRRFSPFCDATLHPLSLLNVQNPMLECAHSFSHYSPVPSNRTVKSISCSVSRKSHSKPEPEPPEPEANSNQRAGPKARSRSHQPKDVESSNDDKSSAETFPTTIPRKPRRGRRSEAVAVEDFVRDSLERTFAAIREQNKDALESHENIMKERDGDSSKSESSDKDDDNDDEEEDGGEGVRNKMVIEEESKNWPLDADVGWGIRASEYFEKHPIKNVVGEDGYEIDWEGEIDDNWVQEINCLEWESFAFHPSPLIVLVFERYNRASDNWKNLKELEKAVKVFWSAKDRLPPRAVKIDIYIERDLAYALKVRECPQILFLRGNRVVYREKELRTADELVQMIAFFYYNAKKPAWIDDKALYFRF, encoded by the exons ATGCTGTTTCTCCAAACCACTGTCTTAACTAGACGCTTCTCACCTTTTTGTGATGCTACTTTGCATCCATTGTCATTACTTAATGTTCAAAATCCTATGTTGGAATGTGCTCACAGTTTTTCTCATTATTCCCCTGTACCTAGCAACCGCACTGTAAAGTCTATATCATGCTCTGTTTCTAGAAAGTCCCATTCAAAACCTGAGCCTGAACCACCCGAACCTGAAGCTAATTCGAACCAAAGAGCAGGGCCTAAGGCGAGAAGCAGAAGTCACCAACCTAAAGATGTGGAATCCAGTAACGACGATAAAAGTTCAGCAGAGACATTCCCCACAACGATTCCCAGGAAGCCGAGGCGTGGTCGTAGAAGTGAAGCAGTGGCAGTGGAAGATTTTGTACGCGATTCGCTCGAGCGCACGTTTGCTGCAATTCGGGAACAAAACAAGGATGCTTTGGAGAGTCATGAAAATATAATGAAGGAGAGGGATGGTGACAGTTCTAAATCTGAAAGCAGCGATAAGGACGATGACAATGATGATGAAGAGGAAGATGGCGGAGAAGGCGTAAGAAATAAGATGGTGATTGAGGAAGAGAGTAAAAACTGGCCATTGGATGCAGATGTTGGGTGGGGAATAAGAGCTTCTGAGTATTTTGAGAAGCATCCAATCAAGAATGTGGTGGGAGAAGATGGGTATGAAATTGACTGGGAAGGGGAGATTGATGACAACTGGGTGCAAGAGATCAACTGTTTGGAATGGGAGAGTTTTGCTTTCCATCCCAGCCCTTTAATTGTCCTTGTCTTTGAACGCTATAACAG GGCATCTGATAACTGGAAAAATTTGAAAGAGCTGGAGAAAGCAGTAAAGGTATTTTGGAGTGCAAAAGATCGGTTGCCTCCCCGG GCGGTTAAGATAGATATCTATATCGAGAGAGATTTGGCATACGCCCTGAAAGTTAGAGAATGtcctcaaattttatttttacggGGTAACAGGGTCGTGTACAGGGAAAAAG AACTCAGAACTGCGGATGAGCTGGTTCAGATGATTGCATTTTTCTATTATAATGCAAAAAAGCCTGCGTGGATAGATGATAAGGCCCTGTATTTTCGTTTTTAA
- the LOC100807439 gene encoding mitochondrial dicarboxylate/tricarboxylate transporter DTC, with protein MGDENKTKSPASGVWSTIKPFVNGGASGMLATCVIQPIDMIKVRIQLGQGSAAQVTSTMLKNEGVAAFYKGLSAGLLRQATYTTARLGSFKILTAKAIEANDGKPLPLYQKALCGLTAGAIGASVGSPADLALIRMQADATLPAAQRRNYTNAFHALYRITADEGVLALWKGAGPTVVRAMALNMGMLASYDQSVEFFRDSVGLGEGATVLGASSVSGFFAAACSLPFDYVKTQIQKMQPDADGKYPYTGSVDCAVKTFKAGGPFKFYTGFPVYCVRIAPHVMMTWIFLNQIQKLQKSYGL; from the exons ATGGGAGACGAGAATAAGACCAAGTCCCCTGCTTCCGGCGTGTGGTCCACCATCAAGCCTTTCGTCAATGGCGGAGCCTCCGGCATGCTCGCCACCTGCGTCATTCAACCCATCGATATGATCAAG GTGAGGATTCAACTTGGGCAAGGATCAGCTGCGCAGGTCACTTCCACCATGCTTAAGAATGAGGGTGTTGCTGCCTtctataag GGTCTATCTGCTGGATTACTCAGGCAGGCTACATACACCACTGCCCGTCTTGGATCATTTAA aATCTTGACGGCCAAAGCTATTGAGGCTAATGATGGGAAGCCCCTGCCACTGTATCAGAAAGCTCTGTGTGGGCTGACTGCTGGTGCTATCGGAGCAAGTGTTGGTAGTCCAGCAGACTTGGCACTCATTCGGATGCAGGCTGATGCAACATTACCTGCTGCTCAGCGCCGAAATTACACAAATGCCTTCCATGCACTCTATCGAATTACTGCAGATGAAGGGGTTTTGGCGCTTTGGAAAGGTGCTGGGCCTACTGTTGTAAGAGCCATGGCATTGAACATGGGCATGCTTGCATCTTATGATCAAAGTGTTGAGTTCTTCAGGGATTCTGTTGGTCTTGGTGAAGGTGCTACTGTGCTAG GTGCAAGTTCTGTTTCTGGATTTTTCGCAGCAGCTTGCAGTTTACCATTTGACTATGTCAAGACCCAGATCCAGAAGATGCAACCTGATGCTGATGGGAAATATCCATACACTGGCTCCGTTGATTGTGCTGTCAAAACCTTCAAAGCAGGAGgaccattcaaattttacaCCGGATTCCCTGTCTATTGTGTTAGGATTGCTCCTCATGTGATG ATGACATGGATTTTCCTGAACCAGATACAGAAATTGCAGAAATCCTACGGGTTGTAG